In Amycolatopsis endophytica, the following are encoded in one genomic region:
- a CDS encoding MFS transporter: protein MTSVTPTVDRGSLRRAFLASLSGTSLEWYDFAAYSVAAATVFGHQFFPAGDPLVSTMAAFSTYAVGYLSRPLGGFVFGRLGDVIGRKRVLVITLLLTGTATFLIGVLPTHAAIGGMAAVLLVLLRFAQGVGIGGEWGGAVLLSSEFGEPGKRGFWASAAQIGPPAGNLLANGVLALLSLLLTEAQFESWGWRVAFLLSAALVGFGLWIRLKLEETPVFKRLAETGDRASAPISEVFKYERRALLAAIFVRVCPDVLYALFTVFVLTYMTQELDMSRGQGLAAVMIGSACQLVLMPAFGALSDRMNRRRLYLIATIAAAIWPFVFFPMVAGRSFGLLLVGIVIALVIHAALYGPQAALVTEQFTERLRYTGSSLAYTLAGVIGGAIAPLLFTSLLAGFDSWVALALYVVVTAVVSVVGVALAREARDEIQVVES, encoded by the coding sequence ATGACCTCGGTAACGCCGACCGTCGACCGTGGGTCGCTGCGCCGTGCCTTCCTGGCGAGCCTGTCCGGCACGTCACTGGAGTGGTACGACTTCGCCGCGTACTCCGTGGCCGCCGCCACCGTGTTCGGGCACCAGTTCTTCCCGGCAGGCGATCCGCTGGTCAGCACGATGGCCGCGTTCTCCACCTACGCCGTCGGTTACCTCTCCCGCCCGCTCGGCGGCTTCGTGTTCGGGCGTCTCGGTGACGTGATCGGCCGTAAACGCGTCCTGGTCATCACCCTGCTGCTCACCGGCACCGCCACCTTCCTCATCGGTGTCCTGCCCACGCACGCAGCCATCGGCGGAATGGCCGCGGTGCTGCTGGTGCTGCTGCGGTTCGCGCAGGGTGTGGGCATCGGCGGCGAATGGGGCGGCGCGGTGCTGCTCTCCAGCGAGTTCGGCGAACCGGGCAAACGCGGGTTCTGGGCGTCGGCGGCGCAGATCGGCCCGCCCGCGGGCAACCTGCTGGCCAACGGCGTGCTGGCGCTGCTGTCGCTGCTGCTCACCGAGGCCCAGTTCGAGTCGTGGGGCTGGCGTGTCGCGTTCCTGCTGTCCGCCGCGCTCGTCGGGTTCGGGCTGTGGATCCGGCTCAAGCTGGAGGAGACACCGGTCTTCAAGCGCCTCGCGGAAACCGGTGACCGGGCCAGCGCGCCCATCTCCGAGGTCTTCAAGTACGAGCGCCGCGCGCTGCTCGCCGCGATCTTCGTGCGGGTCTGCCCGGACGTGCTGTACGCGTTGTTCACCGTCTTCGTCCTGACCTACATGACCCAGGAGCTGGACATGTCGCGGGGCCAGGGCCTGGCCGCCGTCATGATCGGGTCCGCGTGCCAGCTCGTGCTGATGCCCGCGTTCGGCGCGCTGTCGGACCGCATGAACCGGCGCCGCCTCTACCTGATCGCCACCATCGCCGCCGCGATCTGGCCGTTCGTGTTCTTCCCGATGGTCGCCGGGCGCTCGTTCGGCCTGCTGCTGGTCGGGATCGTGATCGCGCTGGTCATCCACGCGGCGCTGTACGGCCCGCAGGCCGCACTGGTCACCGAGCAGTTCACCGAGCGCCTGCGCTACACCGGCAGCTCGCTCGCCTACACGCTCGCCGGAGTGATCGGTGGCGCGATCGCGCCGCTGCTGTTCACCTCGCTGCTGGCCGGTTTCGACAGCTGGGTGGCGCTCGCGCTGTACGTGGTGGTGACCGCGGTGGTCAGCGTCGTCGGCGTGGCGCTGGCGCGCGAGGCACGGGACGAGATTCAGGTCGTCGAGAGCTGA
- a CDS encoding GntR family transcriptional regulator encodes MSSTSRPARSGRAKAYDYLKNTVLADPDAEGGFISEQEIAEHVGVSRTPVREALLQLAAEELVQLVPNRGAYIAPLTGRDLRDLVQLRGLLERFAAEQVLATGTVPWRAMQEVLEQQSRCDDPASAKEFIELDAHFHTLLVEAAGNAMLSRTYVALRARQVRAGLVALRRSGTRHAEVIREHEAIVTALADGEVEAALAAIDDHHARTLRHQLSTT; translated from the coding sequence ATGTCGTCGACGAGCAGGCCCGCGCGGTCCGGGCGCGCGAAAGCCTACGACTACCTGAAGAACACCGTGCTCGCCGACCCGGACGCCGAAGGCGGGTTCATCAGCGAGCAGGAGATCGCCGAGCACGTCGGCGTCTCACGCACACCGGTGCGGGAAGCGCTGCTGCAGCTCGCGGCCGAGGAACTGGTCCAGCTGGTGCCCAACCGCGGCGCCTACATCGCCCCGCTGACCGGACGCGACCTGCGGGACCTGGTCCAGCTGCGCGGGCTGCTGGAACGATTCGCCGCCGAGCAGGTGCTGGCCACCGGAACGGTGCCGTGGCGGGCCATGCAGGAGGTCCTCGAACAGCAGTCGCGCTGTGACGATCCGGCGTCGGCCAAGGAGTTCATCGAGCTCGACGCCCACTTCCACACACTGCTCGTCGAGGCCGCGGGCAACGCCATGTTGAGCCGGACCTACGTCGCGCTGCGCGCCAGGCAGGTCCGGGCCGGTCTCGTCGCGCTGCGGCGATCGGGCACCCGGCACGCAGAGGTGATCCGCGAACACGAAGCGATCGTGACCGCGCTGGCCGACGGCGAGGTCGAGGCGGCACTCGCCGCCATCGACGACCACCACGCGCGGACGCTGCGGCATCAGCTCTCGACGACCTGA
- a CDS encoding DUF6319 family protein encodes MSLDTTTTPQEQDTPATPAPVADDSAAAPAPAPAPAETEEVKPKRGRPKSAAAKKTRTVELTLTVTGTADGEWQAELKHGSKWVAQGLKIPAAAVSRAAKELHEELSAPIDEVINAAVEQQKAKVAALEAELEQAKQALAELDG; translated from the coding sequence ATGAGCTTGGACACCACGACCACCCCGCAGGAGCAGGACACCCCCGCCACGCCGGCACCGGTCGCCGACGACTCCGCCGCCGCTCCCGCTCCCGCCCCCGCTCCCGCCGAGACCGAAGAGGTCAAGCCCAAGCGCGGCCGCCCGAAGAGCGCCGCCGCGAAGAAGACCCGCACCGTGGAGCTGACCCTGACCGTCACCGGCACCGCCGACGGCGAGTGGCAGGCCGAGCTCAAGCACGGCTCGAAGTGGGTCGCACAGGGGCTGAAAATCCCGGCCGCCGCCGTGTCCCGCGCCGCCAAGGAGCTGCACGAGGAGCTGTCCGCGCCGATCGACGAGGTGATCAACGCCGCGGTCGAACAGCAGAAGGCCAAGGTCGCCGCGCTGGAGGCCGAGCTGGAGCAGGCCAAGCAGGCGCTGGCCGAACTCGACGGCTGA
- a CDS encoding L,D-transpeptidase: protein MRMTCSSRVQKASARRGRLPVRLLAVAGVSTLALLTGACSGDEDGVKPAAVSQEDLTQLPEATTFATVANAPLDPQASGGATGGRVIHPNADVVVYDSVGGKAIAKLPAIQMGSPTWVPVVAEQGDWAQILLPTRPNAASGWVHLSEGVAESAQNDYVVNVDRAAFSLEILENGSSKGKWTIGTGKAEHPTPAGRAYIIASIEETKNTYSPIVLPLSYHSDSLETFGGGPGTVGLHTWPNNSFSGEANSDGCIRVPSEALDELVKLPLGTIVNIT, encoded by the coding sequence ATGCGCATGACGTGCAGCTCGCGCGTGCAGAAGGCTTCCGCGCGCCGCGGCAGGCTCCCGGTGCGGCTCCTCGCCGTCGCCGGGGTCTCGACTCTGGCTCTGCTGACCGGAGCGTGCTCCGGCGACGAAGACGGTGTGAAACCCGCGGCGGTGAGCCAGGAAGACCTGACCCAGCTGCCGGAGGCGACGACGTTCGCCACGGTCGCGAACGCCCCGCTCGACCCGCAGGCATCCGGCGGTGCGACCGGCGGCCGCGTGATCCATCCCAACGCCGACGTCGTCGTGTACGACTCCGTTGGGGGCAAAGCGATCGCGAAGCTCCCCGCGATCCAGATGGGATCGCCGACGTGGGTCCCAGTGGTCGCCGAGCAGGGCGACTGGGCTCAGATCCTGTTGCCCACCAGGCCCAACGCCGCCTCCGGCTGGGTCCACCTCAGCGAGGGCGTCGCCGAGTCCGCGCAGAACGACTACGTGGTCAATGTGGACCGTGCCGCGTTCAGCCTGGAAATCCTCGAAAACGGCTCGTCCAAGGGAAAGTGGACGATCGGCACCGGCAAGGCCGAGCACCCGACCCCGGCGGGCCGGGCGTACATCATCGCCTCGATCGAGGAAACGAAGAACACCTACAGCCCGATCGTGCTGCCGCTGAGCTACCACTCCGACTCGCTGGAGACCTTCGGCGGCGGTCCGGGCACGGTGGGCCTGCACACCTGGCCCAACAACAGTTTCTCCGGGGAAGCCAACAGCGACGGGTGCATCCGCGTCCCGTCCGAGGCCCTCGACGAGCTGGTCAAACTTCCGCTCGGCACGATCGTGAACATCACGTGA
- a CDS encoding choice-of-anchor P family protein, translated as MLATALATSVLLAPTAGATTTTTTSDGVNSAYAIAAKGLLGIDPSPYVTDEEGFSQESLAKLNVPGLAQLHLLNASAGAGQARASVADVNVGLGVGKPLLAASAIETECDGSEGSSSLAKAKIGDITLDVKAPTNTTVAVPGLLSVVLNKQVKKDDGTLTVTAISIKIDHLQTLDIASVTCAPGEDDGDDDTTPTTEPTATSTKSSAPSTTKSSSGGGAGSGAGDKADANGKAPRPTPVKAHLDVTH; from the coding sequence GTGCTCGCGACCGCACTCGCCACCTCGGTGCTGCTCGCGCCGACGGCCGGTGCGACCACGACCACGACGACCTCGGACGGCGTGAACTCCGCCTACGCGATCGCCGCCAAGGGCCTGCTCGGGATCGACCCGAGCCCCTACGTCACTGACGAAGAGGGCTTTTCCCAGGAGTCGCTGGCGAAGCTGAACGTCCCGGGCCTGGCGCAACTGCACCTGCTCAACGCCTCCGCGGGTGCGGGCCAGGCGCGTGCCAGCGTCGCCGACGTCAACGTCGGCCTCGGCGTGGGCAAGCCGCTGCTGGCCGCGTCGGCCATCGAAACGGAGTGCGACGGCAGCGAGGGCAGCTCCTCACTGGCCAAGGCGAAGATCGGTGACATCACCCTCGACGTCAAGGCGCCGACCAACACCACGGTCGCCGTGCCGGGCCTGCTCTCGGTGGTCCTGAACAAGCAGGTCAAGAAGGACGACGGCACGCTCACCGTCACCGCGATCTCGATCAAGATCGACCACCTCCAGACCCTGGACATCGCGTCGGTCACCTGCGCGCCGGGCGAGGACGACGGCGACGACGACACCACCCCGACCACGGAGCCGACCGCGACGAGCACGAAGTCGAGCGCTCCGTCCACGACGAAGAGCAGCTCGGGCGGCGGCGCCGGCTCGGGCGCGGGCGACAAGGCCGACGCCAACGGCAAGGCCCCGCGGCCGACGCCGGTGAAGGCCCACCTGGACGTCACCCACTGA
- the acs gene encoding acetate--CoA ligase, producing the protein MTEQSPALDNLLTENRTFPPSDEFAAQANAKADWYAKADADREAFWAEQAERLHWDTKWSQVLDWSGAPVAKWFVGGKLNVAYNCVDRHVESGHGDQVAIHWVGEPGDTRDITYAQLKDEVSKAANALISLGVTSGDRIAIQLPMIPEAIVAMLACARLGAMHSVVFGGFSPAALRSRVDDAEAKVVITSDGQYRRGKAAPMKTNVDEALDGAASVEKVIVVRRTGDDVPMGERDVWWHELVDGASAEHTPEAFDSEHPLFILYTSGTTGRPKGILHTSGGYLTQTSYTHHTVFDHKPGEDVYWCTADIGWVTGHSYIVYGPLSNRATQVVYEGTPNTPHEGRHWEIIQNHKVSIYYTAPTLIRTFMKWGEDIPAKYDLSSLRVLGSVGEPINPEAWVWYREHIGAGRTPVVDTWWQTETGSIMISPLPGVTSTKPGSAQRPLPGISAKVVDDTATEVGKGGGGYLVLDKPWPSMLRGIWGDDERFRETYWSRFSDQGYYFAGDGAKYDNDGDIWLLGRVDDVMNVSGHRISTTEVESALVSHPTVAEAAVVGASDPTTGQGIVAFVILRGSAAEGGDEAVQELRNHVAKEIGPIAKPRQIMVVPELPKTRSGKIMRRLLRDVAENRQIGDVTTLADSSVMELISSGLQSGKED; encoded by the coding sequence ATGACAGAGCAGTCCCCCGCGCTGGACAACCTGCTCACCGAGAACCGGACGTTCCCGCCGAGCGACGAGTTCGCGGCGCAGGCCAACGCGAAGGCCGATTGGTACGCCAAGGCGGACGCCGACCGCGAAGCGTTCTGGGCCGAGCAGGCCGAGCGGTTGCACTGGGACACCAAGTGGTCGCAGGTTCTGGACTGGTCCGGCGCGCCCGTCGCGAAGTGGTTCGTCGGTGGCAAGCTCAACGTCGCCTACAACTGCGTGGACCGGCACGTCGAGTCCGGGCACGGTGACCAGGTCGCGATCCACTGGGTCGGCGAGCCCGGCGACACCCGTGACATCACCTACGCCCAGCTCAAGGACGAGGTGTCGAAGGCCGCCAACGCGCTGATCTCACTCGGTGTCACCTCGGGCGACCGGATCGCGATCCAGCTGCCGATGATCCCCGAGGCGATCGTGGCGATGCTGGCGTGCGCGCGGCTGGGCGCGATGCACTCCGTCGTCTTCGGCGGTTTCTCCCCGGCGGCGCTGCGGTCGCGGGTGGACGACGCCGAGGCCAAGGTCGTGATCACCTCCGACGGGCAGTACCGCCGTGGCAAGGCCGCGCCGATGAAGACCAACGTCGACGAGGCCCTCGACGGCGCCGCGAGCGTCGAGAAGGTCATCGTCGTGCGCCGCACCGGCGACGACGTGCCGATGGGCGAGCGCGACGTGTGGTGGCACGAACTGGTCGACGGCGCCTCCGCCGAGCACACCCCCGAGGCGTTCGACTCCGAGCACCCGCTGTTCATCCTCTACACCAGCGGCACCACCGGGAGGCCGAAGGGCATCCTGCACACCTCGGGCGGCTACCTGACCCAGACCTCCTACACCCACCACACGGTGTTCGACCACAAGCCGGGTGAGGACGTCTACTGGTGCACCGCCGATATCGGCTGGGTGACCGGGCACTCCTACATCGTGTACGGACCGCTGTCCAACCGCGCCACCCAGGTGGTTTACGAGGGCACGCCGAACACCCCGCACGAGGGACGGCACTGGGAGATCATCCAGAACCACAAGGTGTCCATCTACTACACCGCCCCCACGCTGATCCGCACGTTCATGAAGTGGGGCGAGGACATTCCGGCCAAGTACGACCTGTCGAGCCTGCGTGTGCTGGGCAGCGTCGGTGAGCCGATCAACCCCGAGGCATGGGTCTGGTACCGCGAGCACATCGGCGCGGGCAGGACCCCGGTCGTGGACACGTGGTGGCAGACCGAGACCGGCTCGATCATGATCTCGCCGCTGCCCGGTGTCACCTCGACCAAGCCGGGGTCGGCGCAGCGTCCGCTGCCCGGCATCTCGGCGAAGGTCGTCGACGACACCGCGACCGAGGTCGGCAAGGGCGGCGGCGGTTACCTCGTGCTGGACAAGCCGTGGCCGTCGATGCTGCGTGGCATCTGGGGCGACGACGAGCGCTTCCGCGAAACCTACTGGTCCCGTTTCAGCGACCAGGGGTACTACTTCGCGGGCGACGGCGCGAAGTACGACAACGACGGCGACATCTGGCTGCTGGGCCGCGTCGACGACGTCATGAACGTCTCCGGCCACCGGATCTCCACCACGGAGGTGGAAAGCGCTCTCGTGTCGCACCCGACCGTGGCCGAGGCCGCGGTGGTCGGCGCGTCCGATCCGACCACCGGGCAGGGCATCGTCGCGTTCGTGATCCTGCGCGGCTCCGCGGCCGAGGGTGGGGACGAGGCGGTGCAGGAGCTGCGCAACCACGTCGCCAAGGAGATCGGTCCGATCGCCAAGCCGCGGCAGATCATGGTCGTGCCCGAGCTGCCGAAGACCCGATCCGGCAAGATCATGCGCCGTCTGCTGCGTGACGTGGCCGAGAACCGTCAGATCGGTGACGTCACCACGCTGGCCGACTCCAGTGTCATGGAGCTGATCTCCAGCGGCCTGCAGTCCGGTAAGGAGGACTGA
- a CDS encoding GNAT family N-acetyltransferase → MTWHDRPALRGKHVHLEPLAAEHAEGLHEAGRDPEVWRWLSLQRPDTLDDTRAMIDDILAEHDRVAWAQIDAATGRVAGTTSYYEIVPRHRIIAIGYTWIGSPWQRTPLNTESKLLLLERAFDVLGAHRVTWHTDHRNEKSQRAIERLGATREGVLRSHRIRPDGSIRDTVVYSLLADEWPTTQRRLAERVR, encoded by the coding sequence ATGACCTGGCACGACCGGCCCGCGTTGCGGGGCAAGCACGTCCACCTCGAACCACTCGCGGCAGAGCACGCGGAGGGCCTGCACGAAGCCGGCCGCGATCCCGAGGTCTGGCGCTGGCTCAGCCTGCAACGACCGGACACGCTCGACGACACCCGCGCCATGATCGACGACATCCTGGCCGAGCACGACCGCGTGGCGTGGGCCCAGATCGACGCGGCGACCGGCCGGGTCGCGGGCACCACCTCCTACTACGAGATCGTCCCGCGCCACCGGATCATCGCCATCGGCTACACCTGGATCGGCAGCCCGTGGCAGCGCACGCCGCTCAACACCGAATCCAAGCTCCTGCTGCTGGAACGCGCGTTCGATGTACTCGGCGCGCACCGCGTCACCTGGCACACCGACCATCGCAACGAGAAGTCACAGCGCGCGATCGAACGGCTCGGCGCCACGCGCGAGGGGGTTCTGCGCTCCCACCGCATTCGCCCCGACGGCAGCATCCGGGACACCGTCGTCTACTCGCTGTTGGCCGACGAGTGGCCCACGACACAGCGCCGACTCGCCGAACGCGTGCGGTAG
- a CDS encoding phosphoribosyltransferase, translated as MAEREELTWELFGSASRELAQRIADDGYEPDVILSIARGGLFVAGALGYALDVKNLHVMNVEFYTGVGERLEMPVMLPPVPNAVDLTGAKVLVADDVADTGGTLKLVRDFCAGHVADVRCAVVYEKPWSEVKCEYVWRRTDRWINFAWSRERPVVRHEGQVLDA; from the coding sequence GTGGCTGAGCGGGAAGAGCTCACCTGGGAGTTGTTCGGTTCGGCCAGCCGGGAACTCGCGCAGCGGATAGCGGACGACGGGTACGAGCCGGACGTCATCCTGTCCATCGCCCGCGGCGGCCTGTTCGTCGCCGGTGCGCTCGGTTACGCGCTCGACGTCAAGAACCTGCACGTCATGAACGTCGAGTTCTACACCGGGGTCGGCGAGCGCCTGGAGATGCCGGTGATGCTGCCGCCGGTGCCCAACGCCGTCGATCTGACCGGCGCGAAGGTCCTGGTGGCCGACGACGTCGCCGACACGGGCGGAACGCTCAAGTTGGTGCGGGACTTCTGCGCCGGCCACGTCGCCGACGTGCGCTGCGCGGTCGTCTACGAAAAGCCCTGGTCAGAGGTCAAGTGCGAGTACGTGTGGCGGCGCACGGACCGGTGGATCAACTTCGCCTGGTCCCGGGAACGCCCGGTGGTCCGGCACGAGGGGCAGGTGCTGGACGCGTGA
- a CDS encoding oxidoreductase, translating into MSDPLAPLLELDGVAEAAKKAQDAVFAVHRLPANLRGGSATAAEASVRAARASAALDGADPEIPADAAVKDPVLAGSLRVAEAGESLLPTWRRAPRQALARMHVLAAADLVDDRNSLGRPGPAAGARLDLLTQLVTGATSAPGPVLTAIVHGELLTLKPFGTADGVLARAAARLTMTATGVDPKGLTVPEVAYFRRAERYRDTAGAFATGTPDGVREWLLFCCEAMETGAREARSIADAAG; encoded by the coding sequence GTGAGTGACCCGTTGGCGCCACTGCTCGAACTGGACGGGGTCGCCGAGGCGGCGAAGAAGGCGCAGGACGCGGTGTTCGCGGTGCACCGGCTGCCCGCGAACCTGCGTGGCGGCTCGGCCACCGCGGCGGAAGCGTCCGTGCGAGCCGCCCGCGCCTCCGCTGCCCTGGACGGCGCGGATCCGGAAATCCCCGCCGACGCGGCGGTCAAGGATCCGGTGCTGGCCGGGTCACTGCGGGTCGCGGAGGCGGGCGAGTCGTTGCTGCCGACGTGGCGCCGCGCGCCACGGCAGGCGCTCGCGCGGATGCACGTCCTCGCGGCCGCGGACCTCGTCGACGACCGGAACTCGCTCGGCCGTCCCGGTCCGGCCGCCGGCGCGCGACTGGACCTGCTGACCCAGCTGGTCACGGGCGCGACCTCGGCACCGGGACCGGTCCTGACCGCGATCGTGCACGGTGAACTGCTGACGCTGAAGCCGTTCGGCACCGCCGACGGCGTCCTCGCTCGTGCCGCCGCGCGCCTGACCATGACGGCCACCGGCGTGGACCCGAAGGGGCTCACCGTGCCCGAGGTGGCGTACTTCCGCCGGGCGGAGCGCTACCGCGACACCGCCGGTGCGTTCGCCACCGGAACACCCGACGGCGTGCGCGAGTGGCTGCTGTTCTGCTGCGAAGCGATGGAAACAGGCGCACGGGAAGCCCGGAGCATCGCCGACGCCGCGGGCTGA
- a CDS encoding N-acetylmuramic acid 6-phosphate etherase: protein MMTVPSPVVQVDSPTEQRNPSTTDIDRMSTLGILTTINDEDRRVPDAVAKVLPDLADAVDHAVEALRTGHRVHYVGAGTSGRLATLDAAELVPTFNVPSDWFVAHHAGGTRALREAVENAEDDAAAGAAEMATSVRAGDFVLGLTASGRTPFVIGALQAASRLGASTGLVSGNARSVRPSGVDVFIAVDTGPEVIAGSTRMKAGSAQKILLTAFSTATMVKLGRTYSNLMVSLRATNAKLRGRTLRILSEATGADEQEAAEALSEAGGDLKVALVHLLCGVDARTAADMLAASGGHVREALLACATL from the coding sequence ATGATGACGGTGCCGAGTCCGGTGGTCCAGGTGGATTCCCCGACCGAGCAGCGCAACCCCAGCACCACCGACATCGACCGGATGTCGACGCTCGGCATCCTGACCACGATCAACGACGAGGACCGCCGGGTCCCCGACGCGGTCGCGAAGGTCCTGCCCGACCTGGCGGACGCGGTCGATCACGCGGTGGAGGCGCTGCGCACCGGTCACCGCGTGCACTACGTCGGTGCCGGCACGTCGGGCCGCCTGGCCACGTTGGACGCGGCCGAGCTCGTGCCGACGTTCAACGTGCCGTCCGACTGGTTCGTCGCCCACCACGCGGGCGGCACGCGGGCGCTGCGCGAAGCGGTCGAGAACGCCGAAGACGACGCGGCGGCCGGTGCCGCGGAGATGGCGACCTCGGTGCGGGCAGGCGATTTCGTGCTGGGCCTGACCGCGTCCGGCCGCACCCCGTTCGTCATCGGTGCGCTGCAGGCGGCGAGCCGTCTCGGCGCGTCCACCGGTCTGGTGTCGGGCAACGCGCGGTCGGTGCGCCCGTCGGGGGTGGACGTGTTCATCGCGGTGGACACCGGCCCGGAGGTGATCGCGGGCTCGACGCGGATGAAGGCGGGCTCGGCGCAGAAGATCCTGCTGACCGCGTTCTCCACGGCCACCATGGTCAAGCTGGGCCGGACCTACTCGAACCTGATGGTCAGCCTGCGGGCCACCAACGCGAAGCTCCGCGGCCGGACGCTGCGGATCCTGAGCGAGGCGACGGGCGCGGACGAGCAGGAGGCCGCGGAGGCCCTGTCCGAAGCGGGCGGCGATCTCAAGGTGGCGCTGGTGCACCTGCTGTGCGGCGTGGACGCCCGGACGGCGGCCGACATGCTGGCCGCGAGCGGCGGTCACGTGCGCGAGGCGCTCCTCGCCTGCGCGACCCTCTGA
- a CDS encoding MurR/RpiR family transcriptional regulator: MPTVSNFPTESDVDSVTTQAPSGIGSVARESEASPLVRIRSLLPGLARAEQRVAKVVLDDPSAVARRSITEVALAANTSETTVTRFCKAVGVGGYPQLRIALAADTARSEARSTRNLGGEIGIDDDLAAVVGKVSFADARAVEETADQLDVATLQRIIDLLAEAGRIDVYGVGASAFVAADLQQKLHRIGRVSFSWSDTHIMLTSAAVLGTGDVAIGISHTGATTDTVEALRVAREHGATTVALTNFPRSPITEVADLVLTTAARETTFRSGATASRIAQLTVIDCLFIGVAQRHMDSASAALEATRDAVGGHRLGVRPDGRRRPRETGK, encoded by the coding sequence ATGCCTACGGTTAGTAACTTTCCCACGGAATCGGATGTCGATTCCGTAACCACGCAGGCACCGAGCGGGATCGGATCGGTTGCGCGGGAGTCCGAAGCCAGCCCGCTGGTCCGGATCCGCTCGCTGCTCCCCGGCCTCGCCCGGGCGGAACAGCGCGTAGCCAAGGTCGTCCTGGATGACCCGTCCGCAGTAGCGCGCCGCAGCATCACCGAGGTCGCTCTCGCCGCGAACACCAGCGAGACCACCGTGACCCGTTTCTGCAAGGCCGTCGGCGTCGGCGGGTACCCGCAGCTGCGGATCGCGCTCGCGGCCGACACCGCCCGCTCGGAGGCGCGGTCCACCCGCAACCTCGGCGGCGAGATCGGCATCGACGACGACCTCGCCGCGGTGGTCGGGAAGGTCAGCTTCGCCGACGCGCGCGCCGTCGAGGAGACCGCCGACCAGCTCGACGTCGCCACCCTCCAGCGGATCATCGACCTGCTCGCCGAGGCGGGCCGCATCGACGTCTACGGTGTCGGGGCCAGCGCCTTCGTGGCCGCCGACCTGCAGCAGAAGCTGCACCGCATCGGGCGGGTGTCGTTCTCGTGGTCGGACACCCACATCATGCTGACCTCGGCCGCGGTGCTCGGCACCGGCGACGTGGCGATCGGCATCTCGCACACCGGCGCGACCACCGACACCGTCGAAGCACTTCGCGTCGCCCGCGAACACGGCGCCACGACGGTCGCATTGACCAACTTCCCGCGCTCGCCGATCACCGAGGTCGCCGATCTCGTCCTGACCACGGCCGCCCGCGAGACGACGTTCCGCTCGGGCGCGACCGCGAGCCGGATCGCCCAGCTCACGGTCATCGACTGCCTGTTCATCGGGGTCGCGCAGCGGCACATGGACAGCGCTTCGGCGGCGCTGGAGGCCACCAGGGACGCCGTCGGCGGACATCGGCTCGGCGTGCGGCCGGACGGCCGGAGGCGTCCGCGAGAGACCGGCAAGTGA